ACAATATCAGGTATATGGGCATAACCACTGGTAGTGATTTCTCCGGCAACAAAGGCAAGACCTGTTGTAACGAGTGTCTCACAGGCAACTCTGGCATAAGGGTCCTGCTCAAGGAGTGCATCAAGCACGGCATCAGATATCTGATCTGCAACTTTATCAGGATGTCCTTCTGTTACTGACTCTGATGTAAAAAAATAATCTCCTTTCATCCAAACCTCCCTTCACCGGTTTTTTCAAAAATCTATTATACCTTAAAAAGCTTTAATATAAAAATAGATCAGAATTTTTCCGACATAAGTGGCAGTTGAGAGTTAATTCAAGAGTTATAATGGTTTTTGCTTAACTTACAGCGAAAAACAAAGATTCCGGTATGTTAAAATTATTTATGCAATACATACAGCTCTTTCTAACCTTTCAGTGCAATCAGTCCTGTGATTTCTGTTTTAACAGGGGTATAGATAGTGCTGACTCTATGACTTTAGAGGATTTCAGAAAAATCGTCTCTATACTGAAAATGAATGGAATAAGGGAGCTTGATATTCTCGGTGGTGAACCCCTGATGCACAGAGATATAATTTCTGTTCTTGAGATTGCGTCGGATAATTTTGATTCTATTTTTATCAGTACAAATGGATCAGACATTGAATTTATTAAAAGGCTCAAGCAACTATTTCCAAGAATAAATATTGGAATCTCTTTAAATGCTGAGCCCGAAGCGGCACTGAAAGAATTCATCTTTGACAGCAGGCCCATTATAAAATCCCTGGCCAAGAGGAACTATATCATACCGCCCTGGGCTAAGAATTTTATGAAAAATAGGATACCTTATTACATAATCTTCCGGGATGTTCTATACAGGAATGAGCTTTGCGAAAGTATGCCCTTTTATGACTTCCTCAATAAGGTTGAAAATCTGAGGCATATGTACCCAGAACTTAGACCTGTTTATTGCAGTGCTTTTATATCAGAAGATCATTCCGCCTGGCGATGTCCTGCCGGTTCAACAAAATTATCAATAATGCCAGATGGCTCTGTATTTCCCTGTTATCTTTTTTTCAGGTTTCCCGAATTCAGGCTCGGCAATATATTTGAGTCTGAATTAAATGTTATTATTCTTAAACCCCTTCTACACTTACTCAGACAGCGGGCAAATAATTGTAATATTCCAACCTGTGATATCAGAGGCAGGTGTAAAGGGGGCTGTCCTGCTGTTAGTTATGCTATATGCGGAGACCTGAATTCTCCTGATCCAAGATGCATTCTCAATGTCAGAGATCATTGAGATAGACGGTGCCTTTGGAGAGGGAGGTGGTCAGATATTAAGAACATCCTTGAGTCTTTCCTGCCTTCTTAAAAAACCGCTTAGGATTTTCAATATAAGAAAAGGTAGAAAAAAGCCAGGGTTAATGCCCCAGCATCTTACTTCAGTAAGGATTATGCAATTAATATCAGCCGCAGTTGTCAGAGGTGATGAGATAGGCTCTACAGAACTTTATTTTGAACCCCGGGAAATTAAAACAGGAGAGTTTTTTTATGATATAGGAACAGCAGGGTCAACAATGCTTGTACTGCAGACAGTTCTCCCACCTCTTATTTTTTCAGAAAAAAAGAGCCTTGTCGTACTCAGAGGCGGAACGCATGTTCCCATGAGTCCCTGTTACGATTATATAAAGAGAATATTCTGTAAATTTCTTGAAAAGGTTGGAATAACCTTAAACCTATCGTTGGAGCAATATGGATTTTACCCGAGAGGTGGTGGACTTATAAGGGCAGAGACAGAGCCAGCAAAAGAGATTAAACCGTTAAATATTCTTGAGCCAGGTCGTCTTCTGAAGATTGAAGGAATTTCTGGTGTAGCAAACCTTCCTTTATCGATAGCTGAAAGACAGAAAGATTCCTTACTGAAAAATGCTTCAAACCTTTCAATAAAGATGCAGATTAAAAGCCTTGCCGTTAGATCACCTGGCCCAGGCACCTTTCTGTTTATAGAGGCTTTTTATGAAAATTCAGTTGCAGGTTTTTCAAGTCTCGGCGAAAAAGGTAAAAAGGCTGAATCTGTTGGTGAAGAGGCTTGGAAACAATTTTTAAGACACTTAAAAACAGGCTGCGCACTCGATCCTCATATAAGTGACCAGATAGTTCTTTACCTGAGCCTTATAGACAAGTTATCAGAATTTTCAACCTCTGAGATAACGAGTCATCTCCTTACAAATCTCTGGGTTTTAAAGCAATTTCTTCAAATTCATTATTCAGTTGAAGGTGCTGAAGGTCAACCTGGTATTGTTAGATTGAAAGGAGAGAAAGAATGGCGGAGCACTTAAGCTCCGCCATTCTGATCAACCTCCGACATAGCCAGGTGAAAAATCTTCAGCTTTCTCTCTTAATGGAACTGATGCAGTGGTTTCAGCTTCCCTGTGGTATCCGCTAAAATCAAAGGGACAAACCTTTGTAAATATCTCCTTCTTCCATTCAATTGTGTTTATAATATCATCCAGATGCCTTATAACTGGCCTAAACCTTTCCTTTAACTCTGGACCGAGCCTTTCTACATGATCTATTATCTCACTTAACTTTCCTTTCATGCCATCAAGTTCACCATAAAGTTCTTCACAGATACTTCTGTAATCTATGTTTCTTGCTTTTACCATTATGGCCTCCTTTCTGTTAAAGGGTTAATAATTTCAGTCCTAAATAGGACTGATTTACTCCTCTTTATATTTTAAGAATAGCACTATTTTTAGTGTCTGTCAAATTGAAAGTTTTTATAAATCCTATCAACTGATTAAATGAATACCTTATCCCTTTCAATTTGAATTTACTGACTTTTGAGGTTTTTGTGCAAAATTATAAAAAGGTGTTTACTTTTTATGCCTTTCAGTTTTATCTTAAATTATGAAAATAGTAGCTGAAAATAAAAAGGCTTATCATGATTATTATATTGAGGAGACCCTTGAGGCAGGTCTCGTGCTTCTTGGAACAGAGGTTAAGGCACTAAGAGAGGGAAGGGCAAATCTTAAAGATAGTTATGTTATAATAAAAAATAATGAGGCCTTTCTCCTTAACTGTCATATCGGGCCTTACAGTCATGGTAACATAACAAACCATGAGCCTTTAAGAACCAGAAAACTCCTTTTACACAGAAGGGAAATTGAAAGGCTGAGGGGAAAGAGCCAGCAGAGAGGTTATACAATAATACCTCTCAAAATTTATTTTAAGAATAACAGGGCTAAGGTCGAAATAGGTCTTGCCAGGGGTAAAAGGCTCTTTGAAAAACGTGAAGCAATTAAAGAAAGAGAGGCTAAACGAGAGATAGCGAGAGCTATGGCTACAGGAAAATCAAAAATTTGAATGCAAAAGATATTATCTCCTTGATTCGAACTTTCTTGTATGTTCTTTATTAAAAGGGGGCGAATGGATTCGACAGGGGTTATCGAAGCTCAGAGCGCATGCCGTGGCCCCATCACCACGTAAAAAGATGGGAAAAAAACAGACGCCAACAACGAACTGGCACTCGCTGCTTAATTAAAAGCAGCACATCACCCAGAGATTGCCTGTGTCTCTGGAGTGATGCCGGCGAGCAGGCTGGCCAGATCCGAGAATCCCGTGGGATCTGGTGAGATTTACGGGATGTAGGCCAGAGGTGCCTGCCTGCAGGCAAACCCCTCAGCCGAAGTTTAATATGCAGGCTAAGCATGTAGATGCCTGAGTGTAGGACTTCTGGACGCGGGTTCGATTCCCGCCGCCTCCACCATCCGTAAATCCACAGAAGTCCGTTATAGTACTCTTGTTTTATTTTTTAAGTGAGCTATATATAGATTGATCCACATCTGTACAAAAAAGTCACCCTTAATCCTCTATGAGATCCGGAGAGTTAAGGTTTGCCAGATGGAGTGAGTGGACATGCCCGCGTAACGCATGAAGGCAGGGGTATTACTCTTAAGACACACTCTTGAGATACCAATATTGCTCGACGAGCAGTTGTTATATGGCAAACAAGGTGTGTCCATCTTATAAGTCTTCCGTGGAGCTCTATGCTTATTATATTGAGGATATCATAGAAAAATTCAACCGGTTTTCTGAAGAGATTTATGGGATAATTTTTTTGCTAAAAGATTAGTTTTTAAAAGCCTTAAAGAAGTGTCCAGAAATCTCTATTTATTGAGTTTCTGTATATTCTTATGGCATACTAAAATTTAAGGATTTTCAGATTTTCTTTGTTCTATAGCTTATAAGATTTTAAAAAGAGGTTTCTTTAAGCTTCCCTCCAACTCTTATTAAATTGGTTGAGAATATAATGAGACAAAAGGCAATAGGAATATTTGATTCAGGCGTGGGAGGCCTTACGGTCTTTAAAGAGATCAAAAGGCTGCTTCCGGAAGAAAATATTATTTACTTGGGAGATACCGCAAGGGTCCCATACGGCATAAGGTCAAAGGAGACAGTTACCAGATATTCTATTGAAAATACAGAATTTCTTCTATCAAAAGGAATAAAGCTGCTTGTAATAGCTTGCAATACTGCATCATCTCTTAGCCTTCAGGAAATTAAAAATATGACCGCTGTGCCGGTTGTGGGTGTCATAGAACCAGGTGCAAGGGCTGCTGTTAGTGTAACCAGAAACAAAAAGATTGGTATTATTGGTACAGAGGCAACAGTGAGGAGTATGGCCTATCCCGAAATAATTAAACATATAGATAGTACAGTTCAGGTCTTTTCAAAAGCCTGTCCGCTTTTTGTGCCTTTAGTAGAAGAGGGATGGTTTACGGGTGAGGTTACGAGGCTTGTGACAGAGACCTATCTTGGTGAATTGAAGGTTAAAGGGATTGATACCCTCATACTGGGTTGCACACATTATCCATTATTAAAGGATATAATATCAGAAGTTATGGGAAGTGAAATAACCCTTATTGATTCTGCTCAGGAAACAGCAAAGGTTGTAAAAAAGATTCTTGAAATGTACGACCTCCAGAATAACTCAGCACATGGCAATTATACTTTTTATGTAACAGATTCACCAGAAAGATTTGTTCATGTAGGAGAGAAATTTCTTGGCGAGAAGATTGAAAATATAGAGAAAATTGTCCTTAAGGAGGTACTCAGTTGAGACCTGATGGAAGAAAAAATGATGAACTGAGACCAGTGAAAATCACGAGGGGATTCATAAAAAATGCAGAAGGTTCTGTGTTAATAGAACTTGGAAATACAAAGGTTATATGCACAGCCTCTATTGAGGAGAAGGTGCCTCCTTTTTTAAAGGACCAGAAAAAGGGCTGGCTTACTGCAGAATACTCCATGCTTCCGCGCTCCACTCCTACTCGAACAATAAGGGAATCAACTCAGGGAAGGATTGGAGGAAGAACCCATGAGATCCAGAGGTTGATAGGAAGGGCACTCAGGGCTATACTTGACCTTGAAGCAATAGGTGAGAGAACTATATGGATTGATTGTGATGTGATTCAGGCTGATGGAGGTACCAGGACTGCCTCTATAACAGGTGCCTATATTGCTCTTGTTGATGGTGTAAGGCATCTTATAAAAAATGGCATCATTGATAAAAATCCTGTAAAAGATTACCTTGCAGCAGTTAGTGTGGGTATAGTGAACGGCTCTCCGGTCCTTGACCTCTGCTATGAAGAAGATTCTATTGCTGAGGTTGATATGAATGTGGTTATGACAGGAAGCGGAGAATATGTTGAGGTGCAGGGCACAGCAGAGGGAAAACCTTTTAAAAAGGAGGTTCTTGACAATCTTCTGAAACTTGCTCAGTCAGGCATTATAAAATTGATTAATCTGCAGAAAGAGCTCCTTGAAAAGGAGACCTATAGCTTTTAGAGTTTTTAAATGTTAAAATAAAAAAGAATATGATGAAAAGTTTAACAGTTTGGCTACTTATAATCCTTACGATGCTGCTTCTCTTTAACATCGTGAGCACACCTGAAAGGCTTGAGTCAGAAATATCCTTCTCAGATTTTCTGGCGAGGGTTCAGGAGTCTCAGGTGGAAGAAGTGGTTATAAAGGGTAATAATATTTCAGGAAAACTGAAGGATGGTTCAAAATTCAAAACCTACAGCCCTGATTATCCTGATCTTGTGAAGGAGCTCCAGGCTCGTTCTGTTAAGATAATTGCGAAGCCACCAGAGCAGACCCCTTGGTATGTAAATGCTTTTTATGCCTTTGGTCCGATACTCCTTTTAATAATGGTCTGGATATTCTTTATGAGACAGATGCAGGTCGGTGGTAACAGGGCTATGAGTTTTGGGAAGGCAAGGGTAAGGCTTATATCTGACAAATCAGTAAAGGTTACCTTTAATGATGTTGCGGGCATTGATGAGGCGAAGCATGAGGTACAGGAGATAATAGATTTTCTGAAGGATCCTCAAAAATTTTCCAAACTTGGTGGTAAGATTCCAAAGGGTGTTCTTCTTGTGGGACCGCCTGGAACAGGTAAGACCCTTCTTGCAAAAGCAATCGCGGGAGAGGCTGGCGTGCCTTTCTTTTCTATATCGGGATCTGATTTTGTAGAGATGTTTGTTGGAGTCGGAGCTTCTAGGGTAAGAGATCTTTTTGACCAGGCAAAAAAGAATGCACCTTGCCTGGTATTCATAGACGAGATAGATGCAGTTGGAAGACACAGAGGTGCTGGTCTTGGCGGAGGACATGATGAAAGGGAGCAGACACTGAATCAGCTACTTGTGGAAATGGATGGTTTTGAGCCAAATGAGGGTGTGATAATCATTGCAGCAACAAACAGGCCTGATGTCCTTGATCCTGCACTTTTAAGACCTGGGAGATTTGACCGCCAGATAGTTGTTCCGCAGCCTGATGTAAAAGGAAGACTGGAGATACTCAAGGTCCATACAAGAAATATACCGCTTGCTCCTGATGTAAATCTCGAGATTATCGCAAGGGGTACACCAGGATTCTCAGGTGCTGATCTCGCTAATCTGGTTAATGAAGCTGCTCTCCTTGCAGCAAGAAAGTCAAAGGCAGCAGTTGACATGGAAGACTTTGAAGCGGCTAAAGATAAGGTCCTGATGGGTGTTGAAAGAAGGAGCATGATTATAAGTGATGCTGAAAAAAGGAACACCGCCTATCATGAAGGAGGCCATGCCCTTGTGGCAAAGCTAACACCTGGCACAGACCCCATTCATAAGGTTAGCATAATTCCTCGTGGAAGGGCATTAGGTGTTACTCAGCAACTACCAATGGATGATAGATATACCTATTCAAAGGATTATCTCCTTAAGACCATAGCTGTACTTCTAGGTGGAAGGGCTGTTGAGGAGATTGCATTAGGTCACATGACCACAGGTGCCGGTAATGACCTTGAGCGTGCTACAGAGCTTGCAAGAAAGATGGTTACCCAGTGGGGTATGTCAGAAAGACTTGGACCCCTGACCTTTGGAAAGAG
Above is a window of Thermodesulfovibrionales bacterium DNA encoding:
- the rph gene encoding ribonuclease PH codes for the protein MRPDGRKNDELRPVKITRGFIKNAEGSVLIELGNTKVICTASIEEKVPPFLKDQKKGWLTAEYSMLPRSTPTRTIRESTQGRIGGRTHEIQRLIGRALRAILDLEAIGERTIWIDCDVIQADGGTRTASITGAYIALVDGVRHLIKNGIIDKNPVKDYLAAVSVGIVNGSPVLDLCYEEDSIAEVDMNVVMTGSGEYVEVQGTAEGKPFKKEVLDNLLKLAQSGIIKLINLQKELLEKETYSF
- the smpB gene encoding SsrA-binding protein SmpB yields the protein MKIVAENKKAYHDYYIEETLEAGLVLLGTEVKALREGRANLKDSYVIIKNNEAFLLNCHIGPYSHGNITNHEPLRTRKLLLHRREIERLRGKSQQRGYTIIPLKIYFKNNRAKVEIGLARGKRLFEKREAIKEREAKREIARAMATGKSKI
- the murI gene encoding glutamate racemase: MRQKAIGIFDSGVGGLTVFKEIKRLLPEENIIYLGDTARVPYGIRSKETVTRYSIENTEFLLSKGIKLLVIACNTASSLSLQEIKNMTAVPVVGVIEPGARAAVSVTRNKKIGIIGTEATVRSMAYPEIIKHIDSTVQVFSKACPLFVPLVEEGWFTGEVTRLVTETYLGELKVKGIDTLILGCTHYPLLKDIISEVMGSEITLIDSAQETAKVVKKILEMYDLQNNSAHGNYTFYVTDSPERFVHVGEKFLGEKIENIEKIVLKEVLS
- the rtcA gene encoding RNA 3'-terminal phosphate cyclase gives rise to the protein MSEIIEIDGAFGEGGGQILRTSLSLSCLLKKPLRIFNIRKGRKKPGLMPQHLTSVRIMQLISAAVVRGDEIGSTELYFEPREIKTGEFFYDIGTAGSTMLVLQTVLPPLIFSEKKSLVVLRGGTHVPMSPCYDYIKRIFCKFLEKVGITLNLSLEQYGFYPRGGGLIRAETEPAKEIKPLNILEPGRLLKIEGISGVANLPLSIAERQKDSLLKNASNLSIKMQIKSLAVRSPGPGTFLFIEAFYENSVAGFSSLGEKGKKAESVGEEAWKQFLRHLKTGCALDPHISDQIVLYLSLIDKLSEFSTSEITSHLLTNLWVLKQFLQIHYSVEGAEGQPGIVRLKGEKEWRST
- the ftsH gene encoding ATP-dependent zinc metalloprotease FtsH; the protein is MKSLTVWLLIILTMLLLFNIVSTPERLESEISFSDFLARVQESQVEEVVIKGNNISGKLKDGSKFKTYSPDYPDLVKELQARSVKIIAKPPEQTPWYVNAFYAFGPILLLIMVWIFFMRQMQVGGNRAMSFGKARVRLISDKSVKVTFNDVAGIDEAKHEVQEIIDFLKDPQKFSKLGGKIPKGVLLVGPPGTGKTLLAKAIAGEAGVPFFSISGSDFVEMFVGVGASRVRDLFDQAKKNAPCLVFIDEIDAVGRHRGAGLGGGHDEREQTLNQLLVEMDGFEPNEGVIIIAATNRPDVLDPALLRPGRFDRQIVVPQPDVKGRLEILKVHTRNIPLAPDVNLEIIARGTPGFSGADLANLVNEAALLAARKSKAAVDMEDFEAAKDKVLMGVERRSMIISDAEKRNTAYHEGGHALVAKLTPGTDPIHKVSIIPRGRALGVTQQLPMDDRYTYSKDYLLKTIAVLLGGRAVEEIALGHMTTGAGNDLERATELARKMVTQWGMSERLGPLTFGKREEQIFLGKELAKHKDYSEKTAEEIDEEVRRIVTEQYEYAKDLIRKNRELLDALVNLLLEKETVDGAEIDRLIESHQKELQPA
- a CDS encoding radical SAM protein, which encodes MQYIQLFLTFQCNQSCDFCFNRGIDSADSMTLEDFRKIVSILKMNGIRELDILGGEPLMHRDIISVLEIASDNFDSIFISTNGSDIEFIKRLKQLFPRINIGISLNAEPEAALKEFIFDSRPIIKSLAKRNYIIPPWAKNFMKNRIPYYIIFRDVLYRNELCESMPFYDFLNKVENLRHMYPELRPVYCSAFISEDHSAWRCPAGSTKLSIMPDGSVFPCYLFFRFPEFRLGNIFESELNVIILKPLLHLLRQRANNCNIPTCDIRGRCKGGCPAVSYAICGDLNSPDPRCILNVRDH